The uncultured Campylobacter sp. sequence TTAGCTTGGAATAAACCTGCTCGCCTTTTAACTCACGGACGATTTGTAGTGCGAATTCCATCGCAGTAGCAGGACCTTTCGAAGTCATTATATTTTGATCTTTTACGACATTCGCCGCATTTGTATAGCCTGGGTGAGCGATCTGATTTTCAAAACCTGGATAACAAGTGTAAGAGCTTTTTAGCACACCTGCGGTAGCTAGCGCCCACGGAGCAGCACATATTGCGCCAATTTTTGTATTATTTGCATCAAAGTCACGTAGAATCTTACCGAGCTTCTCGCTCTTTGCCAAATTTTCGGCTCCGGGCAAGCCGCCTGGCAAAACGATCATATCAAATTCCGAAACTTTTATATCGTCTAAAATTTCATCGGAGATCATCTCTACGCCGTGTGTGCCGCAGACGCATTTCTTATCCAGCCCCACGGATACCGCATCAATATCCGCGCGACGCAAAATATCGATCAGACTTACCGCCTCGATCTCTTCAAAACCGTTTGCCAAAACGATCGCTACTTTCATCTACGCTCCTTTATTTTAGGTATGAGCCCTGCTCACTAGGGGCAGTGGAAATTTCGGTATTCGCACTTCTGCTAGATGGGCTATCGTAGAGGAATGAATCGTCGCCCTTTAGATAAGCGATAATGTAGCCTAGCTCCGTA is a genomic window containing:
- a CDS encoding DJ-1/PfpI family protein — encoded protein: MKVAIVLANGFEEIEAVSLIDILRRADIDAVSVGLDKKCVCGTHGVEMISDEILDDIKVSEFDMIVLPGGLPGAENLAKSEKLGKILRDFDANNTKIGAICAAPWALATAGVLKSSYTCYPGFENQIAHPGYTNAANVVKDQNIMTSKGPATAMEFALQIVRELKGEQVYSKLKSDLLFK